CAATAATCTTTTTGCTTTCCATCCTCAAATAATCCAATAATTGATAATTTTCCGTTTTTAAAATATTGTTTCCATTCTCCAATTTGTTTTCCGTTTTGATATTGACCAATCCGTTCCAATTTTCCATTTGGGTGATAAGCTTTTGCCTCTCCTGTTAATTTTCCATTCTTGTCATATTGAGCGACTTCCTTAATTTGACCAGTTGTATAAAATGTTTTTTTTTCAGTCTGTGCGTACGAAGAAGATAGAAGACTCATTAAAAACAATAGAAAAAGTATGTATTTTATGGATAGGTTATTCATTTTTTTGCAATGTTATTTTTTATCTGTTGTTTTAGCATATCGCAAAACGTTTCAGAGCTTTGTGATGTGGCGGAAATCTAAGTATAAATGCTCTTTTCAATCAAAGAATTGCCGTTGAATTTAGCCGAAAAACGTCATATTACCAAGCCGATGTTGAACTAAACCTTCGGTAGCTTTCCCAATCGCATAAATCAGTTACTTTGTAAAGTTAATTAAAAAATCAATAGAATGGCTACAAAAAAAAGAGTTTAGACGAGCTCAGAGAAAACAAAATCATCAATCAGGCAAAGCGCGAAGTGCCTGGTTTTACAGAACTTTTAAGCCGTTTTGAACGTACGGTTTCGGTGTTGGGACGCAGTCAGAGCACGTTCAATAATTACTCCAGACACGTCGCGGCGGTGTCGCTGCATTTCGGGAAAATCCCGACAGAATTGGATCCTGAGCAGATCCACGATTACCTTTTTTACCTTCAGAAAAAATCAAGATCACCCTCGCAATCGTATTTTAAACACACGGTTTACGGACTTCGGTTTCTGTTGAAATCGGAAGGTTTGAGCTACGATTATCTAAGTCTTCCGGAAATTAAAAAAGAGAAAAAACTGCCTGTTGTGCTCAGTAAACAGGAGGTTTGGCAGATGTTGTCATGCTGTAAACTTTTAAAACATAAAATCTTAATCGGGTTGCTTTACGGTTGCGGATTGCGCTGTCTGGAGGTCAGAAATCTCCGTTTATGCGATTTGGATTTTTACCGAAAACAGCTGAAAGTGGTTCAGGGAAAAGGCAAAAAAGACCGCTATTTGCCTTTGTCGGAACATTTGATTCGGGGTTTGAAAAAATATATTGAAGCGGAAAAACCGGAAGATTTTCTCTTTGGAGAACCTCGAGCAAATCGTGCAGGTGGAGAATTCGATTCAAGATATTCGCAACGTGGCGTACAATGGGCGGTGAAACAGGCTTCAAAAACGGCAAAAATATTGAAAGAAGTGAGTGTTCATACGCTTCGGCACAGTTTTGCGACGCATCTTTTGGAGGATGGGATGAACATTGTGAGCATCAAAAATCTCCTCGGCCACGAAAACATCGAAACGACCCTCGTTTACCTTCAAATCGCCCAACTTTCTACCCAAAAACTCTTCTCTCCACTGGATACTTTGTTTGAGGAATGCAGAGCGAAGTAGTTGGTTTTGAATTTGTTAAAAGCCAAAATTCAAGCTTTAAATTTAATGAAAATCAACGTTTAGAAATCTCAAAAATACAGTCTGCTCAACCTGAATCTCAACCTCGATACGAAGTCGCAGATGTGTTGAATATTTTAGGTTCAAAACTAGAAAATTTAGGATTAAATTCCTGGCAATTAAGAACTTTATTTGCGTTAAAAAAGTGCCGTACATCGGCTTTGGGCGGTCATATTGACGCTTGTGACGAATGCGGAAATATCAGCATCAGCTACAACTCCTGCCGAAACCGGCACTGCCCGAAATGTCAGGGCAAAAACCGCGAAAAATGGATTGAAAACCGGGAAACCGAACTGCTTCCAGTGCCTTATTTTCACGTGGTTTTTACCGTTCCGGAAGTGCTGAACAAAACCGCACTTCATGCTCCGAAAATGTTGTATGATATTTTATTTGAATCGGCTTGGGAAACGCTGCAAACCTTTGGTGAAAATCGAGGTTTAAAAATGGGAATGATCGCTATTTTGCATACTTGGGGACAGAATCTGAGTCTGCATCCGCATTTGCACTGCATCGTTCCGGGTGGCGGCGTGGATGAAAACGGAGTTTGGAAAAACATCAGAAGCGACGGTAATTTTTTGTTTCCTGTAAAGGCTTTGAGCAAAGTTTTCAGGGCTAAATTTTGTGAGAAGCTGAAGGTTCGGTTATCATTAAAATGTAATAAAAATCAGACGGAAAATGATGAAAATCAATTTGAAAACCGAAAAAATGAAGCAGAAACTTATGAAAAACTCAGACAAAAACTTTGGGAAAAACCTTGGGTAGTTTTCGCTAAAAAACCCTTTGGCAGCCCGAAATCTGTGGTGGAATATTTGGGAAGATATACGCACAAAATCGCGATCAGCAACCAGAGAATCAGGAAAGTTGATGCGGAAAATGTAACGTTGGAGTACAAAGATTACCGCCAAAAAGGCATCAAAAAGCAGATGGTTTTGAGCCATGAGGAGTTTATCCGCCGTTTTGCGATGCATATTTTGCCGAAAAGATTTGTGAAAATCCGCCATTACGGTTTTCTCAGCAGCACATGGAAACGAATGAAGCTAAAAAATCTGCAACAGAATTTAGGCATTCAGCCCAAAGGAAAATTTCCACCCAAAACTTTTCAGCCGAAATGTAGTTGCTGCAAAGTTGGGAATTTGGTAACGATTGCAACGTTCGATTTGCGCGGTCCGCCCCTTTGGTTTTTGGAGATGAGCCAAAACTTTGAAAAGCCAAAAATCTAGCATTTTGGGTAAGGGTATTTATGCCTAAAAGTGAAGGAAAACACGATAAAACCAAGAAAAACCATCAAATTCACCCACAAAAAAAGAGACCTTTCTGAAAGTCTCCTGTATATCTTTAAAATCCTTCGTCGGTAAACCCATAATGCTGAAAAAAGCTCCCGAAGCTTCCGTTCAACAGGGTTTTCATTGTTCGTGCTTCGCACGCAACGAAAACTTAGCTATTGGCAGAAGTTTTTTCAATTACCTTTGGTAGGAACAGTATCTGTAGCATCAGATTTGGAACTATTTGCTAAATAATTTAATACATCACGTTTAAAATTCTCTGTTATAAATATCTGTTGAATTGTATAATTAAAATAGTCATCAATTCCTTTGGAAAAATTTGTGATAAATTTTTGTTTGTGTTTTTTGTCAAATGAGTCAAAAATAAATGTCAATTTTGTTAAATTTTCGTCTGCTTTTTTAATTTTAATTTTCCATTTAAGTTTTCCGTTCTTAGAAAAAGACTCGTTAATAATTGGTTTTATTGGATGTTTAAGAGTCTCTGCATTATATTCTCCTTTGAATAGCATTAATATGTTAGTTTCAAAAGTTTTCTGTTTAAGTGTTTTCTGATATTTATCCAAATTCGTTAGGATTATAGTAGATTTATAGTTTTTGTTTTCTGTAAAATAAATTGTGATAATATTATTATTTTGAGTTGTAGAATCTATTTTCGTTTCATTCAACGTATAATCGCTTAGATAATGATAATTAAAATCATTAAAATATCTTACAATTTTTTTTAGTGGTAATTTTATTGTTTCTGTTTGATTGTTATTGATAATTTGCTGTCCGTACAAAAATGAACTTGAGAGAATCAATATAAAAGCTATTGATAATTTAAAAATAAAATTTGAATTGTTTTTCATTTTTTTTTGCTGTTTAGATAAAATTTCCGCCAACACTTAGCTTAAAGCAATGCTTTAAGCTAAGTTATAATTTTTCTAAAGTAACCAATTTTCAATGAATCAACAAATTATTTAATTTTTCTTAAACAAAAAAACCTAACAGGTTTTAAAAACCTGTTAGGTTTGACGAAAAGTTTCGTTCAAATTTTATTTAAAAATTACATCGTTTCCATTTTGAAACTCATACTTTCGATAACTTTCAATATTGCTTCAACTGTATCCATCGATGTTAAACAAGGAACACCGTTTTCCACACTCATTCTTCTGATTTGGAAACCGTCTCTTTCAGACTGTTTTCCTTTCGTCATAGTGTTGACAACGTATTGTACTTTTCCTTTTTGAATCAAATCGATTAAGTTGACGCTTTCCTCTCCTATTTTGTAACCAATTTTGCAAGGAATCCCTTGTTCTCCGAAGAATTTAGCCGTTCCTTCAGTTGCCCAGATTCTGAAACCAACTTCATGGAATCTTGCAGCTAAATCTGCCGCTTCCTGCTTGTGTTTATCAGCCACCGTGAATAAGATTGAACCATGCATCGGAACTTTTCTTCCTGCTGCAACCAATCCTTTGTAAAGCGCTTTTTCTAAAGTCGTGTCTTTCCCCATAACCTCTCCTGTAGACTTCATTTCTGGACCTAAAGAGATATCAACTTTAGTTAATTTTGAGAAAGAGAATACAGGAACTTTTACGAAAACACCTTCTTTATTCGGAACCAATCCGTTTTTGTA
Above is a genomic segment from Chryseobacterium mulctrae containing:
- a CDS encoding toxin-antitoxin system YwqK family antitoxin, coding for MNNLSIKYILFLLFLMSLLSSSYAQTEKKTFYTTGQIKEVAQYDKNGKLTGEAKAYHPNGKLERIGQYQNGKQIGEWKQYFKNGKLSIIGLFEDGKQKDYWTYYWPNGQLRGKVNFKKGRQTGEWKEYHENGILAGIGNYENGEKIGEWKAYYENEQLTSIGNYVNGEQVGEWKYYDKEGKLLETEKH
- a CDS encoding IS91 family transposase, whose protein sequence is MQSEVVGFEFVKSQNSSFKFNENQRLEISKIQSAQPESQPRYEVADVLNILGSKLENLGLNSWQLRTLFALKKCRTSALGGHIDACDECGNISISYNSCRNRHCPKCQGKNREKWIENRETELLPVPYFHVVFTVPEVLNKTALHAPKMLYDILFESAWETLQTFGENRGLKMGMIAILHTWGQNLSLHPHLHCIVPGGGVDENGVWKNIRSDGNFLFPVKALSKVFRAKFCEKLKVRLSLKCNKNQTENDENQFENRKNEAETYEKLRQKLWEKPWVVFAKKPFGSPKSVVEYLGRYTHKIAISNQRIRKVDAENVTLEYKDYRQKGIKKQMVLSHEEFIRRFAMHILPKRFVKIRHYGFLSSTWKRMKLKNLQQNLGIQPKGKFPPKTFQPKCSCCKVGNLVTIATFDLRGPPLWFLEMSQNFEKPKI
- a CDS encoding tyrosine-type recombinase/integrase; protein product: MPGFTELLSRFERTVSVLGRSQSTFNNYSRHVAAVSLHFGKIPTELDPEQIHDYLFYLQKKSRSPSQSYFKHTVYGLRFLLKSEGLSYDYLSLPEIKKEKKLPVVLSKQEVWQMLSCCKLLKHKILIGLLYGCGLRCLEVRNLRLCDLDFYRKQLKVVQGKGKKDRYLPLSEHLIRGLKKYIEAEKPEDFLFGEPRANRAGGEFDSRYSQRGVQWAVKQASKTAKILKEVSVHTLRHSFATHLLEDGMNIVSIKNLLGHENIETTLVYLQIAQLSTQKLFSPLDTLFEECRAK